A DNA window from Microcystis aeruginosa NIES-843 contains the following coding sequences:
- a CDS encoding IS5-like element ISMae4 family transposase has protein sequence MFISKIMDYQNLSDEQFKRRFGVYKQTYRKMVESVKSVEADSNSPSKRGPKPKLSIEEQVLVTLEYWREYRTYFHIGTSWELSESTICRIVNKTEKMLLQSGNFRLKGKKALLNQAEIPVITVMDVTETPIERPQKKQKDFFSGKRGYHTLKSQLVADQNTEEIICVFCGKGRGHDFSLFKKSRVRFHPLTTSIEDSGYQGIAAYHSNSYTPKKKSKNRKLTELEKEYNKALAKERIIIEHINRKLKIFKILSCKYRNRRRRYSLRVNLLAAIYNCELGIGIAAS, from the coding sequence ATGTTTATTAGCAAAATTATGGATTATCAAAACTTATCAGATGAACAATTCAAACGCCGTTTCGGTGTGTACAAACAAACATATAGAAAGATGGTAGAATCAGTAAAAAGTGTTGAAGCCGACTCTAATTCACCATCTAAAAGGGGACCGAAACCTAAACTATCTATAGAAGAACAAGTTTTAGTAACGTTAGAATATTGGCGAGAATATAGAACATATTTTCACATTGGTACAAGCTGGGAACTATCAGAATCAACTATATGTCGGATTGTAAATAAGACGGAAAAAATGCTTTTACAATCGGGAAACTTCCGTTTAAAAGGAAAAAAAGCTTTACTCAATCAAGCAGAGATACCGGTCATAACGGTAATGGATGTAACGGAAACTCCCATTGAACGCCCCCAAAAGAAACAGAAAGATTTTTTTTCGGGTAAAAGAGGTTATCATACTTTAAAATCCCAATTAGTAGCTGATCAAAATACAGAGGAAATTATCTGTGTCTTCTGTGGGAAAGGTAGAGGTCATGATTTTAGTTTATTTAAAAAAAGTCGAGTTCGTTTTCATCCTTTAACTACCAGCATAGAAGACAGTGGTTATCAGGGAATAGCTGCATACCATAGTAATAGTTATACACCGAAAAAGAAATCGAAAAATAGAAAATTAACAGAGTTAGAAAAAGAGTATAACAAGGCTTTAGCTAAAGAAAGGATTATCATTGAACATATAAATAGGAAACTCAAAATCTTTAAAATCTTATCCTGTAAATATCGGAATCGTCGTCGAAGATATAGTTTAAGAGTTAACTTGTTGGCGGCTATTTATAACTGTGAGTTAGGGATAGGTATAGCAGCTTCTTAA
- a CDS encoding MEKHLA domain-containing protein, producing the protein MEIWQDLAIIAWTELLLDNYERLIGRSLLPRIGTGKEQSKMLFYAPFVLVSHGTQTNPIFNYGNRGALDLWGLTWPELLTTPSRATVEGEEIAQERQKMLDLVKKQGYINDYHGVRITKNGQLFRIEKAIVWNIIDRDGIYCGQAATFADWIFL; encoded by the coding sequence ATGGAAATTTGGCAAGATTTAGCTATTATAGCTTGGACGGAATTGCTGCTGGATAATTATGAACGATTAATCGGGCGATCGCTTTTACCCCGGATCGGTACTGGCAAAGAACAGAGTAAAATGCTCTTTTATGCCCCTTTTGTGCTAGTTTCCCACGGTACACAAACTAATCCGATCTTCAATTATGGTAATCGCGGTGCCCTCGATCTCTGGGGTTTAACTTGGCCAGAATTATTAACAACTCCTTCGCGAGCGACGGTAGAGGGGGAGGAAATCGCCCAAGAACGCCAAAAAATGCTGGATTTAGTCAAAAAACAGGGCTATATCAACGATTATCACGGGGTAAGGATCACGAAAAATGGTCAACTATTTCGCATCGAAAAAGCGATCGTTTGGAATATCATCGATCGTGATGGCATTTACTGCGGACAGGCTGCCACTTTTGCCGATTGGATTTTTCTCTGA
- a CDS encoding Tic22 family protein, translating into MKSLIRWTATLGLVGTTMLTSLLGSYSKALALPEEQIVRTLQSVPVFAIADDQGVPLIAVGEKEQKFTGVFISRQDAQNFFERLKKENPEVASKVKVQPVSLAQVYKMQTSQTDQNRLIIDFVPKESEVESAKKLLSERGQQYQGGVPLFVPKAGKESNFLVISRNNQDLIPFFFEKAAALQMVEQYKKANPAEAATVKIDVIPLENVIATLQQSNDEALTKILLYPSQETIDFIRANSNQKAPNQPPANQPRPNNNTNNPPAPNR; encoded by the coding sequence ATGAAATCTCTCATTCGTTGGACAGCAACTCTTGGTTTAGTAGGAACGACAATGTTGACTTCGCTGCTGGGCAGCTATTCTAAAGCACTCGCTTTACCAGAAGAACAAATCGTCAGAACCTTGCAGTCTGTACCTGTCTTCGCTATTGCCGATGATCAAGGAGTTCCCCTAATTGCCGTGGGAGAAAAAGAACAGAAATTCACGGGAGTTTTTATCAGTCGGCAGGACGCACAAAACTTTTTTGAACGACTGAAAAAAGAGAATCCTGAAGTGGCCAGCAAAGTTAAAGTTCAGCCTGTTTCTTTGGCACAGGTCTATAAAATGCAAACCAGTCAAACCGATCAAAATCGTCTAATTATCGATTTTGTTCCCAAAGAGTCGGAAGTAGAATCAGCGAAAAAACTGCTCAGTGAAAGAGGTCAACAATATCAAGGTGGTGTACCTTTATTTGTGCCGAAAGCAGGAAAAGAGAGTAATTTTCTGGTGATCAGTCGCAATAATCAGGATTTGATTCCTTTCTTCTTTGAAAAGGCCGCCGCTTTGCAAATGGTAGAACAATATAAAAAAGCTAATCCCGCAGAAGCGGCCACGGTGAAAATTGATGTTATTCCCTTAGAAAATGTCATCGCCACCCTACAACAAAGCAACGATGAAGCTTTAACTAAAATTCTCCTCTATCCTAGCCAAGAAACGATTGATTTCATTCGGGCAAATAGCAACCAAAAGGCTCCCAACCAACCCCCGGCAAATCAGCCACGCCCTAATAATAATACCAATAATCCCCCCGCCCCCAATCGTTAA
- a CDS encoding IS630-like element ISMae21 family transposase, translating into MSYSLDLRKKVIDYVENGGSITKAAALFNIGRATIYRWLGREKLEATKVKHRQRKLDWKALSKDVQENPEARLRDRAEKFGVRPSAICYALKNMKVTRKKKELRYRERNREERMKYYRVLRELIKIYGSESLVFIDESGFEEFQACFYAWSKKGKKVFGDRQGKRGKRENLVAGRRKGKKDFIAPMVFTRSLNAEGFEGWLSLYLLPSLTITSVLIMDNAPIHRKTVIKQLVEEAGHQVVFLPKYSPDLNDIEHDFSALKRARMYAPVGTPLDEIIRTYCVA; encoded by the coding sequence ATGTCTTATAGCCTAGACTTGAGAAAAAAAGTAATCGATTATGTAGAGAATGGGGGAAGCATAACCAAAGCCGCCGCTCTATTTAATATAGGAAGAGCGACGATATATAGATGGCTAGGTAGGGAAAAACTGGAAGCAACAAAGGTAAAACACCGTCAGAGAAAGCTGGACTGGAAAGCACTGTCAAAAGATGTCCAAGAAAATCCCGAGGCAAGATTAAGAGACAGAGCCGAGAAATTTGGAGTGAGACCAAGTGCCATTTGCTATGCCTTAAAAAACATGAAAGTTACCAGAAAAAAGAAGGAACTTCGTTATAGAGAAAGAAACCGAGAAGAAAGAATGAAATACTACAGAGTGCTGAGAGAATTGATTAAAATATATGGAAGTGAAAGCCTTGTATTTATTGATGAGTCAGGGTTTGAAGAATTTCAAGCCTGTTTTTATGCTTGGTCAAAAAAAGGGAAGAAAGTCTTTGGAGATAGACAAGGAAAACGAGGAAAAAGAGAGAACCTTGTCGCTGGTAGAAGAAAGGGAAAAAAAGACTTTATTGCACCGATGGTATTTACGAGAAGCCTGAATGCCGAAGGTTTTGAAGGGTGGTTATCTTTATATTTGTTGCCCTCTCTAACCATAACATCAGTATTAATTATGGATAATGCACCAATTCATCGGAAGACAGTCATTAAACAACTGGTAGAGGAAGCAGGTCATCAGGTCGTGTTTTTGCCAAAATACTCTCCTGATTTAAATGATATCGAACATGATTTTAGTGCATTAAAGAGGGCAAGAATGTATGCTCCTGTGGGGACACCCCTTGATGAAATTATTCGTACTTATTGTGTCGCCTAG
- the prmC gene encoding peptide chain release factor N(5)-glutamine methyltransferase → MSASISGQELSQWRQQAIADLEQAQLSPKEVDIFLQAVTDLDTLSLRLQSFREREKIPLSYSWSEITKRWQKRLQSRVPLQYLLESVVWRNFTLKVSPEVLIPRPETELLIDIVGETVRGDDGGIWVDLGTGSGAIAIGLASILTKAEIYAIDYSQTALAIAKENIINTGFADRIILKQGSWWTPLEKWQGQISGMLSNPPYIPSAEILDLQIEVREHEPRLALDGGEDGLTALRYLVATAPDYLRSGGLWLVEMRAGQGEKVAQMLENQGNYRQIQIINDLAGFDRFVLAERI, encoded by the coding sequence GTGTCTGCTAGTATTTCCGGTCAAGAATTAAGTCAATGGCGACAACAGGCGATCGCCGATTTAGAGCAAGCGCAACTATCTCCGAAAGAAGTGGATATCTTTCTGCAAGCAGTGACAGATTTAGATACTCTTTCCCTGCGCTTACAATCCTTTCGCGAACGAGAAAAAATCCCCTTGAGTTATTCTTGGTCGGAAATTACTAAACGCTGGCAAAAACGCCTGCAATCAAGGGTTCCTTTACAGTATTTGCTCGAATCGGTGGTCTGGCGTAATTTTACCCTCAAAGTCTCCCCAGAAGTCTTAATTCCTCGTCCCGAAACCGAGTTATTAATCGATATTGTTGGAGAAACCGTCAGAGGAGACGACGGGGGAATCTGGGTAGATCTGGGAACCGGTAGCGGCGCGATCGCTATTGGTTTAGCCAGTATCTTGACAAAAGCAGAAATATATGCTATTGATTACAGTCAAACGGCTTTAGCGATCGCCAAAGAAAATATCATCAATACCGGTTTTGCCGACAGAATTATCTTAAAACAGGGTTCTTGGTGGACCCCCCTAGAGAAGTGGCAAGGACAGATTAGCGGTATGCTGTCCAATCCTCCCTATATTCCCAGTGCAGAAATCCTTGACTTACAAATTGAAGTGCGGGAACATGAACCCCGTTTGGCCCTCGATGGAGGTGAAGACGGATTGACCGCGCTGCGCTATCTAGTGGCCACTGCTCCCGATTATCTGCGATCGGGAGGCCTTTGGCTAGTGGAAATGAGAGCCGGTCAAGGGGAAAAAGTAGCGCAAATGCTGGAAAATCAGGGAAATTATCGACAAATTCAGATTATTAACGACCTAGCAGGTTTCGATCGCTTTGTTTTGGCCGAGCGAATTTAG
- a CDS encoding M20 family metallopeptidase, whose product MLSEIKNIAESLAPRLVEIRRHIHANPELSGQEYQTAAYIAGVLSSCGLSVQEAVGKTGVKGELAGKGSDRRILAIRADMDALPIQERTDLDFASRKPGIMHACGHDVHATVGLGVAMVLSRLSEPLQGKIRFLFQPAEEIAQGANWMIREGVMRDVSAVLGLHVFPSIPARSIGVRYGALTAAADDLEIFIQGESGHGARPHEAIDAIWIASQVITTLQQAISRTQNPLRPIVLTIGQISGGRAPNVIADQVRMAGTVRSLHPETHAHLPEWIESLVTNVCSTYNAKCQVKYRRGVPSVQNDQFLTRLVEEAGLEAWGRDRVLILSEPSMGAEDFSLYLQQAPGTMFRLGVGSPHLLNPPLHHPEFLVDESAILTGVITLAYAAYKYWQRQD is encoded by the coding sequence ATGCTCTCCGAGATTAAAAACATAGCCGAGAGTCTCGCACCCCGATTAGTGGAGATTCGCCGCCACATTCACGCGAATCCAGAGTTAAGTGGGCAAGAATATCAAACGGCCGCCTATATTGCCGGGGTTTTGTCTTCCTGTGGTCTATCGGTGCAGGAAGCGGTGGGAAAAACGGGAGTTAAGGGAGAATTGGCGGGAAAAGGCAGTGATCGAAGGATTTTAGCCATCCGCGCCGATATGGATGCCCTACCGATCCAAGAAAGAACCGATTTAGACTTTGCTTCCCGCAAACCCGGGATTATGCACGCCTGCGGTCACGATGTTCATGCTACCGTCGGTTTAGGGGTGGCGATGGTGCTTTCCCGTCTCTCGGAACCTTTGCAGGGAAAAATACGCTTTCTCTTTCAACCAGCAGAGGAAATCGCCCAGGGGGCTAATTGGATGATCCGGGAGGGGGTGATGCGGGATGTCAGCGCCGTTTTGGGGCTGCACGTTTTCCCCTCGATTCCGGCCCGATCAATCGGGGTTCGTTACGGGGCCTTAACTGCAGCTGCCGACGATCTGGAGATTTTTATTCAAGGGGAATCCGGCCACGGGGCCCGGCCCCACGAGGCGATCGATGCTATCTGGATCGCCTCCCAAGTAATCACCACTTTGCAACAGGCAATTAGTCGGACTCAAAACCCTTTGCGTCCCATTGTCCTCACCATCGGGCAGATTAGCGGTGGTCGCGCCCCCAACGTCATCGCTGATCAGGTACGCATGGCGGGAACCGTGCGATCGCTGCACCCAGAAACCCACGCCCATCTCCCGGAATGGATCGAGAGTTTGGTCACGAATGTCTGTAGCACATATAACGCTAAATGTCAAGTAAAATATCGCCGGGGCGTGCCATCGGTGCAAAATGACCAATTTTTAACCCGGTTAGTCGAAGAAGCTGGTTTAGAAGCTTGGGGAAGGGATCGGGTTTTAATTCTCTCGGAACCCTCCATGGGGGCCGAGGATTTTTCCCTTTATTTGCAACAGGCCCCGGGGACAATGTTCCGTCTGGGAGTGGGTTCTCCTCACCTCCTCAATCCCCCCCTTCACCATCCGGAATTTTTAGTGGATGAGTCGGCAATTCTGACGGGAGTGATTACTTTGGCCTACGCGGCCTATAAATATTGGCAACGGCAAGATTAA
- a CDS encoding PstS family phosphate ABC transporter substrate-binding protein, with protein MSQKNEILPLLLTVMVTSALLGGIAWWLLNKTFPNLNDRSNSSSSSNNQISETLGAVKNVPEGLFNYGGSTTWAPIRKEVDFIIQQVWPKFRLVYTDPTTGTPGTGSGIRMLIENQLAFSQASRSLKDEEIQRAQQRGLTLKEVPVAIDGIAIAVHPDLPVSGLTITQLKDIYTGKIRNWRQVGGPNLAIIPYSRRKEDGGTVEFFIDQVLEKADFGSNIKYVYSTTPALRKVSQNLGGIYYASAPEVVPQCGIKTLPLGKSENKLVAPYQEPSIPSSQCPQKRNQLNELAFQKGEYPITRRLFVIIKQNGQLDEQAGEAYADLLLTDQGQELIEKAGFVPLR; from the coding sequence ATGTCCCAGAAAAATGAAATTCTTCCGCTGCTGTTGACGGTTATGGTGACATCGGCACTTTTAGGAGGAATTGCTTGGTGGTTGCTCAACAAAACCTTTCCCAATCTCAATGATCGATCTAATTCTTCTTCCTCCTCGAATAATCAAATTTCTGAAACTTTAGGTGCAGTTAAAAATGTCCCGGAAGGATTATTTAACTACGGGGGAAGTACCACTTGGGCCCCGATTCGCAAGGAAGTGGACTTTATTATCCAGCAAGTCTGGCCGAAATTTCGCCTTGTCTATACCGATCCCACTACGGGAACCCCCGGCACCGGCAGCGGTATTCGGATGTTAATCGAGAATCAATTGGCTTTTTCCCAAGCATCTCGATCGCTCAAAGATGAGGAAATACAACGCGCTCAACAACGGGGATTGACCTTAAAAGAGGTTCCCGTGGCTATCGATGGAATTGCGATCGCAGTTCATCCTGATTTACCGGTTTCCGGTCTAACAATTACCCAGTTAAAAGATATTTATACAGGAAAAATTCGCAATTGGCGGCAAGTGGGCGGGCCTAATTTAGCCATTATTCCCTATTCCCGACGCAAGGAAGATGGGGGAACCGTGGAATTTTTTATCGATCAGGTTTTAGAAAAAGCCGATTTTGGCAGTAACATTAAGTACGTTTATAGTACAACTCCCGCTCTCAGAAAAGTTTCCCAAAATTTAGGAGGAATTTACTATGCTTCTGCACCGGAAGTAGTTCCCCAGTGTGGAATTAAAACTTTACCCCTCGGTAAAAGCGAAAATAAGTTAGTTGCCCCCTATCAAGAACCTTCGATCCCGTCTTCCCAATGTCCCCAGAAGCGTAATCAACTGAATGAATTAGCTTTTCAAAAGGGAGAATACCCGATCACCCGTCGTCTTTTTGTTATTATCAAACAAAATGGTCAATTAGACGAACAAGCGGGGGAAGCTTACGCTGATTTATTATTAACCGATCAAGGACAGGAATTAATTGAAAAAGCTGGTTTTGTTCCCTTGAGATAA
- a CDS encoding IS701-like element ISMae34 family transposase, translating into MKETTPAAMPPCFDRWCRRFDNCFKNEAQKNGFRQYLGGLLGESERKNLTQMANNAVGVVYNRLHHFLTESPWSDRQVNECRLQVMNQCRQTQIPRGFSLIVDDSGHRKSGNLTAGVGRQYLGEIGKTDNGIVAVTTHLYDGKKSVPLDIEIYQPASSLAEGKEDKEFKKKPEIAIDLIDRSLTRGYRPKIVLIDAGYGNNTNFLKALEERKLKYLGGLAKNRKVIIEKEGGVEETIQLEQLAKSLSEKDWEKITLNLDKEKTVWVAVFRAKISQLEGERNLAIVMNASSMEKATEVDYFITNVVEADTVTASWIVRTYTERNWVEVFYREAKGWLGLREYQVRDKRSLLRHFILVFCAYTFILWHKLTGGLQRRWANRPLNTFVEALEAFRTAMSFRFFEWLTENRDVFAAYKASLGFVWA; encoded by the coding sequence TAGGGGAAAGTGAGCGGAAAAACCTCACTCAAATGGCCAATAATGCCGTCGGAGTAGTTTATAACCGATTACATCACTTTTTGACCGAATCTCCCTGGTCAGACCGTCAGGTGAATGAATGTCGGTTGCAAGTGATGAACCAATGCCGCCAGACGCAAATCCCCCGAGGATTTTCCCTGATTGTCGATGACTCAGGACATCGAAAAAGTGGCAATCTGACCGCCGGAGTTGGCAGGCAGTACCTAGGAGAAATTGGCAAGACAGACAACGGAATAGTCGCCGTCACTACCCATCTCTACGACGGCAAAAAAAGTGTCCCCCTAGACATTGAAATTTATCAACCGGCTAGTTCCTTAGCCGAGGGGAAAGAAGACAAAGAATTTAAGAAGAAACCAGAGATAGCGATAGATTTAATTGACCGGAGCTTAACCAGAGGCTATCGACCGAAAATCGTCTTAATAGATGCTGGTTATGGCAACAACACAAATTTTCTCAAAGCCCTGGAAGAAAGAAAGCTAAAATACTTAGGAGGATTGGCAAAAAATCGAAAAGTAATTATTGAAAAAGAAGGGGGTGTGGAAGAAACAATCCAGCTTGAGCAACTAGCAAAAAGCCTATCAGAAAAGGATTGGGAGAAAATCACCCTAAATCTAGATAAAGAAAAAACGGTTTGGGTAGCGGTATTCAGAGCGAAAATATCTCAACTAGAAGGAGAAAGGAACTTGGCGATCGTCATGAATGCAAGTTCAATGGAAAAAGCCACAGAGGTGGACTATTTCATCACCAATGTAGTTGAGGCAGATACAGTAACAGCTTCGTGGATAGTGAGGACTTACACCGAAAGAAATTGGGTGGAAGTATTCTACCGAGAAGCCAAAGGATGGTTAGGGTTAAGGGAATATCAAGTCAGGGATAAACGAAGCTTACTTCGTCATTTTATCCTGGTGTTTTGTGCCTATACATTTATCCTGTGGCATAAGTTAACTGGGGGATTGCAAAGGCGGTGGGCGAATCGACCTTTAAACACTTTTGTGGAAGCCTTGGAAGCTTTTCGGACAGCGATGTCTTTCCGTTTCTTTGAGTGGCTGACCGAGAATCGGGATGTGTTTGCCGCTTACAAAGCCAGTTTAGGCTTTGTTTGGGCTTGA
- a CDS encoding response regulator, with protein sequence MDKVRVIVVEDHDLTRMGLVVALQHREGIQVVGEAISGLQGLKLLEETKPDVAIIDIGLPMIDGIELVRRFQQNRGEDPLATKILMLTMHKTQEQVLAAFSAGADSYCMKDISIDKLIEAIYSTHEGNHWLDPAIANIVLQQVRQNVPVGAAAGTKTVIIQGVDREYHQLLENAPLTAREREILDLIVAGCSNAEIAKRLYITIGTVKTHVRNVLNKLSVDDRTQAAVLALRSGLVD encoded by the coding sequence ATGGATAAAGTGCGGGTTATCGTTGTAGAAGATCACGATTTAACGCGCATGGGCTTAGTGGTGGCTCTCCAGCATCGGGAAGGTATTCAAGTGGTAGGGGAAGCGATCAGTGGATTACAGGGACTGAAACTGCTAGAGGAGACTAAACCCGATGTAGCGATCATCGATATAGGTTTGCCTATGATCGATGGGATCGAGTTAGTGCGACGCTTCCAACAAAATCGGGGCGAAGACCCCCTGGCCACGAAAATCCTCATGCTAACCATGCACAAAACCCAAGAACAGGTTTTAGCGGCTTTTAGTGCTGGGGCTGATTCCTACTGTATGAAGGATATTAGCATTGATAAGTTAATCGAGGCGATTTATTCCACCCACGAAGGCAATCATTGGCTTGACCCTGCGATCGCCAATATTGTTCTGCAACAAGTGCGCCAAAATGTTCCCGTCGGTGCGGCTGCCGGGACCAAAACAGTGATAATTCAAGGCGTTGACCGAGAATATCACCAATTGCTGGAAAATGCCCCCCTAACGGCACGAGAGCGAGAAATTCTCGATCTGATTGTCGCGGGTTGTAGTAATGCCGAGATTGCCAAGCGACTCTATATCACCATCGGCACGGTGAAAACCCATGTCCGCAATGTCTTAAATAAACTCTCTGTGGATGATCGGACTCAAGCGGCAGTGCTGGCCCTGCGATCGGGATTAGTGGATTAA
- the mtnA gene encoding S-methyl-5-thioribose-1-phosphate isomerase: protein MTTTTCESNSIYPVRWQDNKVWLIDQTRLPMEYGEVEITSSEAMARAIETMIVRGAPAIGVAAAYGMVLGAQEITTDQKEQFLADLTRIADRLAQTRPTAVNLFWAIERMLKVARESGPEVAVITKNLLETAQNIQKEDVETCRAIGNHGLLALPEQPEKLTILTHCNTGSLATAGYGTALGVIRSAWTAGRLIQVYADETRPRLQGAKLTAWECLREGIPVTVITDSMAAHCMQQKLIDAVIVGADRIAANGDTANKIGTYSLAVVAKAHNLPFYVAAPLSTVDFSLKDGTGIPIEQRDRAEIYQVGTTTLCPRDVNFYNPAFDVTPAALITAIITEKGAVTPAELIFLQDS, encoded by the coding sequence ATGACCACAACCACTTGCGAGAGTAACTCGATCTATCCCGTGCGTTGGCAAGATAATAAAGTCTGGCTGATCGATCAAACCCGTTTACCCATGGAGTATGGGGAAGTTGAGATCACCAGCAGTGAAGCCATGGCCCGGGCGATCGAAACGATGATTGTCCGCGGCGCTCCGGCGATCGGGGTGGCGGCTGCATACGGTATGGTTTTAGGAGCGCAGGAAATTACCACCGACCAGAAAGAGCAATTTCTGGCTGATTTAACTAGAATAGCCGATCGATTAGCCCAAACCCGGCCGACGGCGGTGAATTTATTCTGGGCGATCGAGCGAATGTTAAAAGTGGCCAGGGAAAGTGGCCCAGAAGTGGCAGTAATTACCAAAAATCTCCTTGAAACTGCCCAAAATATCCAAAAAGAAGACGTGGAAACCTGTCGGGCGATCGGTAATCATGGTTTATTGGCGCTGCCGGAGCAACCAGAAAAACTGACAATTTTAACCCACTGTAATACTGGTTCCCTGGCCACGGCCGGTTATGGTACTGCTTTAGGGGTAATTCGTTCCGCTTGGACAGCAGGGAGATTAATACAAGTGTATGCAGACGAAACCCGGCCGCGGCTGCAAGGGGCAAAATTAACCGCCTGGGAATGTCTGCGGGAGGGAATTCCCGTCACCGTGATCACCGATAGCATGGCGGCCCACTGTATGCAGCAAAAACTGATCGATGCGGTGATCGTTGGGGCCGATCGCATTGCGGCCAATGGGGACACGGCTAACAAAATCGGCACCTATTCCCTTGCGGTGGTGGCAAAAGCTCATAATCTGCCTTTTTATGTGGCCGCGCCGCTATCGACGGTGGATTTTTCCCTTAAGGATGGTACGGGGATACCGATCGAACAGCGCGATCGTGCCGAAATTTATCAGGTGGGGACAACTACCCTTTGCCCTAGAGATGTTAACTTTTATAACCCCGCTTTCGATGTTACTCCCGCCGCTTTAATCACCGCTATCATCACGGAAAAAGGAGCGGTAACACCGGCTGAATTAATTTTTTTACAGGATTCCTAG
- the queF gene encoding preQ(1) synthase: MVQSSEKIEVKYGEREIAEGTLITFPNPRPGRNYDIQITLPEYTCKCPFSGYPDFATIYLSYVPDQKVMELKAIKLYINSYRDRYISHEEAINQILDDLVAACEPLQMKVKGDFHPRGNVHTVVEVMYKKE; the protein is encoded by the coding sequence ATGGTTCAGTCTTCCGAAAAAATTGAAGTTAAGTACGGGGAAAGAGAAATTGCCGAAGGAACATTAATTACTTTCCCCAATCCACGCCCTGGCAGAAATTACGATATTCAGATCACTCTGCCGGAATATACCTGTAAGTGTCCCTTTTCCGGTTATCCCGATTTTGCCACTATTTATCTTAGCTACGTTCCCGATCAAAAGGTGATGGAATTAAAGGCGATTAAACTTTATATTAATAGTTATCGCGATCGTTATATTTCCCACGAAGAAGCAATTAACCAAATTTTAGATGATTTGGTGGCCGCTTGCGAACCCTTGCAGATGAAAGTTAAGGGGGATTTTCATCCCAGAGGTAACGTACATACCGTGGTGGAGGTGATGTATAAAAAAGAATAG
- the pyrF gene encoding orotidine-5'-phosphate decarboxylase → MTNSDRIIVPLDVPDLESAIALLDLLPEVNFWKVGLELFVSSGAEILGILQERQKKSFLDLKFHDIPNTVAGACRSASRYQVDLLTLHATAGRQALTAAKGAISDLLSPPKLLAITVLTSLNARELALDLKIPLELSEYALNLALLGKESGIDGAVCSPQEVAQLRRVCGEDFLLVCPGVRPSWSSKGDQSRVMTPAQALKAGADYLVIGRPITGAEEPKVAWAKICQELADI, encoded by the coding sequence ATGACCAACTCAGACCGAATTATTGTTCCTCTCGATGTGCCGGATTTAGAATCAGCGATCGCACTGCTTGATCTGTTGCCGGAAGTCAATTTTTGGAAAGTGGGACTAGAATTATTTGTCAGTAGCGGTGCAGAAATTCTAGGGATTCTGCAAGAAAGACAAAAAAAGAGCTTTCTCGATTTAAAATTTCATGATATTCCCAATACGGTCGCTGGGGCCTGTCGTTCAGCTAGTCGCTATCAAGTGGATTTACTCACCCTGCACGCTACGGCCGGACGGCAAGCACTGACGGCGGCTAAGGGGGCAATCTCTGACCTGCTATCGCCGCCAAAACTTCTCGCTATCACCGTTTTAACCAGCCTTAACGCCCGCGAATTAGCCCTCGACCTCAAAATTCCCCTAGAACTATCGGAATATGCCTTAAATCTGGCATTATTGGGCAAGGAATCGGGAATTGATGGGGCGGTTTGTTCTCCCCAAGAAGTGGCGCAATTGCGTCGCGTCTGTGGAGAGGATTTTCTCTTAGTTTGCCCCGGAGTTCGTCCCTCCTGGTCAAGCAAAGGGGATCAAAGTCGGGTGATGACTCCGGCCCAAGCGCTTAAAGCTGGGGCTGATTATCTAGTAATTGGACGACCGATCACCGGTGCCGAGGAGCCAAAGGTAGCATGGGCAAAAATTTGTCAAGAATTAGCCGATATTTAG